From Oncorhynchus clarkii lewisi isolate Uvic-CL-2024 unplaced genomic scaffold, UVic_Ocla_1.0 unplaced_contig_691_pilon_pilon, whole genome shotgun sequence:
TCATGACTCTGCTGTGTGATAAGGACACTCTCAGCTGAGGTGATGCAGCCACTGCAGGCCAGGCAGTCATTCAGAGTGATCTTAGCTTTCTCCAGCTTCTGCTTTCCACCATCCTGGAGACACAAAGAACAAGTTGGAGTAATATTGTACTGTAGGTTAACAGTGAGAAAGAAAAAGTTTGTCTCAAAAAGTAGCATCTGCTGCTTAAATTAATTTGAGAAAGTACTTGACAAAACAAATCCCATAAGGCAGCCATATTGCTTTTACCGATCCTGTGTCTTCAGAACAAGTTCAGGtgaaggagagatgagaagagcaaCAAGAACGTTTTGAGATTCACCCTCAGTGAAGTAGGCTCATGCCAGTTGACATGTTAGTCAATGTAACAtcatcacagctccagctgtggTCACTATGTGGGAAACATTGAAGCATACGCACCTGTTTAACCTGGAAATAGCTCCCATCATCTTCTATTTGAATTTTAGCCACAGATCGGCCTTGCTTCTTCTCCACCTTGACTGGTTTCACACATTCCTAAGAAAGGACAAGGGGAGCAAGTAGCAATCAGTTTAGGGGGGAAAGTACAATCACAAACAATACTAGCTAGCTTAGTCACATCGTGCTTACAGTACAAGAACCAATTAAATTAAAGTAAAAGGAACTAATGGTGTGTCTGATGACAGATACAAGTGGACATCTTTGGCTAAGTTATTCAACCTAGGAAGTgaactagttaacgttagctagtcaAATGAGTCACATGTCATTTCGATGACCTAGCGAGAGCGCAAAGCAACTAGGTAGTAGAGGAGGCTGGAAGGAAACAACATCTCTGAATCCATTCTAATGATctcattccagtcattacaatgagcccgttctCCTAAAGCTCCCCCACCAGCATCCGCTACGAGTTAACTAGGTTAAAAAAAGAACAAAAGCGGGTTCAATTGAAAACCACCATTGCTTCAATCAATTTACACAGCAATGCCAATAACACAATATACGCATTTGGAGTTGGACAGATCATACTCTATTTGACAGCTAGCCAGTACTTTAGAGGTTAGCtaactacagtagctagctagctaactagctactgagAGTGGCGACCAGTGAGTCATTAACATTAAAATAACCACATTGTACCTATGCTAAAATTATGTAAAACGTGTTTAATAACATGATTGTTGTATGGTTAAGTGTTATTTACCTGGGAAGGAGTGATAAAATCATCTAGATCTGTCAACTGCAAAACACCGCTAAATTGGGACACCATGTTTAGTGCTGCTGTAAAGCAGTTTGTGTTTACTTTGAGTGTCGTAAAGATGTTTCGTCAGAGAATGTGCTTCTCTCATACCAACCAGATTTGATACTTGGTATTTTTAAACAGTACCCAAGTTTACCGAAGCgatgaaatgaaaataaataatgtGCGTATGAACCCCATTTATTTAAGCTCTCAGAATTCACATACCAGAATCAAATCATTCAAATCTATGAATCAATGTACTTTTTAGGCTATGATAAAGGAAACCAAAGGTGACCAAAACTTGAAATATGATACCATAACCTACACATCCAGGGAACTGTCAGAGCTCCTATTTAAATAAAATATCAAGTAttaacaataaataacaataatcaaGTTAAAAACTTGATAATCAAGCATAATCAACTAATATGTGCAAAATACACAATCTTCAATTTGTAATGACTGCACAATTAATTTGTAATGACCAATGTTCAACAATGTTGTACAATCAGACAGTGTTTTAACCTGAGACTGTGCAGCAGCATATCAATAGAACATAAAGAGCTACGCTCTAAAGGCATGTTAACATTGCAGTATAATATAGACTGCATGAATCTTACAGTGCAATTTGATCATAACAGGATCAGTTCCTTTCTGTATTCTTCATATTCAAGCATACACTTAATAATTAATTTATATCTGCTCATAACTCATAGACCATCCAAGGCCCTCATGCTAAAATTCCAAGCAGTAAAAACATATTATGCCATGGTTACTGGCAAAACCCTTAGCTGCATCATTATGTGGCAACAGGGAGGATCTAGAAAAAACATATACAGGAAACCTATAATGATAATGCAATACAGACAGTGTTATAACAGAATGTCATTCTCATCAGAACTCCCATCTACAAATAAACAAACAGGAAAACAAACATACAAAGAAACAGATTCAGTGCAGATTCTGCTACCATACTGTGTACAAAGAGCTGATGATTTGCAATGTAAATATGAGCCATGTGACACGTTACTATTCAGCACAATCAAACAGTAAATGGCTTGTAAAGCCAGAGAGCCAAATTGTGGACCCTAGTTACAGGCTACAACTAGCACCAGCATAACTATGGTCCAGAGTATTTCCTGGTCAAGTCACACGGTCTTGAAAAACTCCTTTAGACATACCATCAACAGGTACTATGTGCAAAGTTACAACCCAACGGCATCAGGTCTGGAGACTGTACAAGACCAGTCACTATAAGGTCTTCAGTGACTTGGGCTGTCCGTTCAGTTTTAGGATTCGCTCGGCATCCCGGGCGTTCTCTCTCAGTAGATCCATGTTGGCGTTGACATTctcctccatccactcctccacTGTGTCTGGGAAGTAGATAGCCTCCATCTCCATACGGAAGTTCTCTATGTACGTCTCCCACTTATCCAACAGTCTGGAAGAGGAGACAAGGGTTTAACTAACAAAGAAGAGGCACTTTTTATTCCATTGTCCTCCAAGTGGCTGAATATCTCTCATACATCCAGATAATGTCTCTGTGGCGTTAATGATGAAGAGAAAGGTGATGGCTAACCATCAAGAATTTAAAAAAGCAATACTTACTTCTTCAGCCGACCTTGGAAGAATCCTATAATTCTTGGATTTGCAAAATTATATTTTCTGTGGTAGCGACTGAAACCCCCTTTGATGTGGCTGTATGAGATAATCATCAGACGAATAGACAATAAATTGTCATCAGAAAAATATATGGTATTTTCTTTGCATCTGAATTAATTATTTGCTTCTAATTACTTAAACTGTATTCTTCATACTCTGGAATCACAAATAAAAATTGAAGCGATGGATGCTTACTAGTGTTTCATGAGGGCCTCCACCTCCTTCTGCAGGTTTGTGTGAATGTAAAACACCATGTGGTAGATCTGAGAGCCTGAGAAGGCTCCACTCCCCTCACTACAGAGGCAGACAAACAGGAGAGAAAGGTCAAGCACTTTACCAAACAACATATGTTTTGTTAAGTTCACAAAGCAAGGCATTTCAAGTAAACCATATGTGACATGGTACAGTACAGGTTGACTTAAGAAAGGAATGTAGCCACACACTCTTGCTCTGACACAAAAGAGAAATCACCAAGTTCCACCTCCTCACCAATTTTCAGGTGTACGTTTTCCTTTCTCTAGAAAATTGCAATTGGTCTTTCTCATAATACAAAACAGTATTTCAGTTGAAGTTGACTCACATTTGATTAAATAGTACTGTTCTACTAATAACTGAGACTACTACTAACCAGATATCTTTCTCCACCTTGATGTTGCAGCCCAGTATGTGGTGAGCCTCCATCTTTGCATTTTCATCAAATGCACCTGTCCAACAGACACATGCATAATGTTAGTTACAAGACCGGTGTACTGTAATACTTTACCGATCTCATGTCCGTAGTGGACACGTTCTCTGGAGAGCTCACAAACTGCGCAACACTTCTGAGTAAGAAGCTTTGGTTAATTTCATTATATTCACTAGGTTTCTGTCAATTGCtttattgtcttttgtttggagcacATGTCTGGTTTCTCAGTCTTGTAAATGTTGAGTGCACCCACGCTCACATAGTGCCAGGATAGGTCTGGTTTATTGTATTTAAAGAAAGAAATCGACTCAACAACTATCTTTTGGCATTTTTTTCATTACTCTACTGTTGATACAGTTCCTACGTTTTtttgtcagcagtcaagttttcaagatataggaTTTTCAAGAAGCAGTGTCACTTgccacatcatcatgatgatgataCGTTTTGAATCATATGATAATTTTCCAAAATATAGTTGTTGAGTGGATTCTTCCTTTAAGTGTTCATTTGGATATGTTCTCATGAGTTCTGGTTGAGGATTTGTTTGGGGAGGCTGCAACTGAGCCTAGCAGACCCCACCTGATAGAGCTCTGCTACCCAACCCAAGCCCGGCTGGACCAGACATTATACATCGGGTTAGGGCCGGATAGGGCCTGTTTTTTCATCAATAGCTAGGGTATAGGCAGGACTTGGGTATAACTAAACTGATCACTATCATTTTCAAGCTGAGCCATTTGCGTGTGCTTTGCTGCGCAGCACAGTCATATCTGACTAAGATCATAACAAGGTGTAAGAAGTGCTTCAACCTCATCAAATATAAGACAGGAGATTATTTCACAGGAAATAATAATGTTCCTAGAGTTTTGTAGCTTACAGCTAACTGCTGTCTCATGTCTCTTCATTGAGCAGAGAAGCCCAAGCGGAGCTGTTGCGATGGATATTCAcatttatttctgatttctggTTTTGGGCAGGGCCGGGCCTTAAATTTGGCAGACGCAATCAggcctgggtagggtagggcctgaaTGTCACGGGCATGGGTAGGGCTCGGGCTTAAAATTCATGCCCGTGCAGGGTTCT
This genomic window contains:
- the LOC139401919 gene encoding hexosaminidase D-like, whose translation is MNSMTKYHSITLHGILLTGWQRFEHHTVLCELLPVGIPSLAMCLQSLKHGAFDENAKMEAHHILGCNIKVEKDICEGSGAFSGSQIYHMVFYIHTNLQKEVEALMKHYHIKGGFSRYHRKYNFANPRIIGFFQGRLKKLLDKWETYIENFRMEMEAIYFPDTVEEWMEENVNANMDLLRENARDAERILKLNGQPKSLKTL